One window of the Rhipicephalus microplus isolate Deutch F79 chromosome 2, USDA_Rmic, whole genome shotgun sequence genome contains the following:
- the LOC119177774 gene encoding uncharacterized protein LOC119177774 isoform X2, with protein sequence MVVSRLEQAPVQKSNSRKRNSAGFRMAWRCLVASIVALVASSCQANTNVLRASCLWNESPEKESSVQVDCSRKGLTIVPAGSVWPRNIYKMDLSHNFIDHITHLEPSNVSVLDLHDNRIAIVEPRVFSAFPRLQFLDLSKNSLEVLHGDVFVNMTSLRALNLSGNKLTYPPTELFRPLVSLEQLNLNMNPLRYLRDGLFRLPNLERLELSSINAHSLPDGIFHETPRLVHLDLSGNLFDKVPSSALRSADGLKVLVMSDNPVGTLGYNSFFKLHNIEELYVEKMKDLEAVEGDTFAYQKKMRSLFLGNNPKLKSIDLDIFGVFWRVEPAANWTLREFYLQNNNIEYLDEDVAPWREFEILDLQGNPWVCDCNNAWIRRLPLQKELTVQLGCGGPPAYEHKPMLEVPDEVFACPSLRVEREQSSTFRTGVLVVGALSISAILLSAILLIKRKNLYQRFMSRKNRNGSVYYVKAHTNPVDGFDPSA encoded by the exons AAAAGTAACAGTCGAAAGCGGAACTCAGCAGGCTTCAGGATGGCTTGGCGTTGTCTAGTCGCTTCGATCGTCGCCCTAGTGGCATCGTCTTGCCAAGCCAACACGAACGTTCTGCGCGCCAGCTGCCTGTGGAACGAGTCCCCGGAAAAAGAGAGTTCGGTGCAGGTCGACTGTTCGCGAAAGGGACTCACCATCGTTCCCGCAGGCAGCGTCTGGCCACGAAACATCTACAAGATGGACCTGAGCCACAACTTCATCGACCACATCACGCACCTGGAGCCGTCCAACGTTTCGGTGCTGGACCTGCACGACAACCGGATCGCGATCGTAGAGCCGCGAGTGTTCTCCGCCTTCCCGCGGCTTCAGTTCCTAGACTTGAGCAAGAACTCGCTCGAAGTTCTTCACGGGGACGTCTTCGTAAACATGACGAGCTTGCGAGCCTTGAATCTCAGCGGGAACAAACTAACGTACCCGCCTACAGAATTGTTCAGACCGCTGGTGTCCCTAGAACAGCTGAACCTGAACATGAACCCACTGCGGTATCTGCGGGATGGGCTGTTCAGGTTGCCCAACCTTGAGCGTCTGGAACTGTCGAGCATCAATGCTCACTCGCTGCCGGACGGCATATTCCACGAAACGCCGCGCCTCGTTCATTTGGACCTGTCCGGCAATCTGTTCGATAAGGTGCCCTCCAGCGCGTTGCGCAGCGCTGACGGTCTGAAAGTTCTAGTCATGTCGGACAATCCAGTGGGCACGCTTGGTTACAACTCCTTCTTCAAGCTGCACAACATCGAAGAACTGTACGTTGAGAAAATGAAAGATTTGGAGGCTGTCGAAGGCGACACCTTCGCATACCAAAAGAAAATGAGGTCTCTTTTCTTGGGCAATAATCCCAAGCTTAAAAGCATAGACCTCGACATTTTCGGCGTGTTCTGGCGCGTCGAACCGGCGGCCAATTGGACTTTGCGAGAATTTTATCTGCAGAACAACAACATCGAGTATCTGGACGAAGACGTCGCACCGTGGAGAGAGTTTGAAATCTTAGACCTCCAGGGAAATCCCTGGGTATGTGACTGCAACAATGCCTGGATTCGAAGGTTGCCACTGCAGAAAGAATTGACAGTCCAACTCGG GTGCGGAGGCCCACCTGCGTACGAGCACAAGCCTATGCTGGAGGTGCCCGACGAAGTTTTTGCTTGTCCGAGCTTACGAGTCGAGCGCGAACAGAGCAGCACGTTTCGCACGGGCGTGTTGGTTGTCGGGGCGCTCAGTATCAGCGCTATCTTGCTGTCGGCCATACTGCTGATCAAACGGAAAAACCTCTACCAGAGGTTCATGTCACGCAAGAACAGGAATGGCAGCGTGTACTACGTCAAGGCGCACACAAATCCGGTGGATGGATTCGACCCGAGTGCCTAA
- the LOC119177774 gene encoding uncharacterized protein LOC119177774 isoform X1: MAWRCLVASIVALVASSCQANTNVLRASCLWNESPEKESSVQVDCSRKGLTIVPAGSVWPRNIYKMDLSHNFIDHITHLEPSNVSVLDLHDNRIAIVEPRVFSAFPRLQFLDLSKNSLEVLHGDVFVNMTSLRALNLSGNKLTYPPTELFRPLVSLEQLNLNMNPLRYLRDGLFRLPNLERLELSSINAHSLPDGIFHETPRLVHLDLSGNLFDKVPSSALRSADGLKVLVMSDNPVGTLGYNSFFKLHNIEELYVEKMKDLEAVEGDTFAYQKKMRSLFLGNNPKLKSIDLDIFGVFWRVEPAANWTLREFYLQNNNIEYLDEDVAPWREFEILDLQGNPWVCDCNNAWIRRLPLQKELTVQLGCGGPPAYEHKPMLEVPDEVFACPSLRVEREQSSTFRTGVLVVGALSISAILLSAILLIKRKNLYQRFMSRKNRNGSVYYVKAHTNPVDGFDPSA, encoded by the exons ATGGCTTGGCGTTGTCTAGTCGCTTCGATCGTCGCCCTAGTGGCATCGTCTTGCCAAGCCAACACGAACGTTCTGCGCGCCAGCTGCCTGTGGAACGAGTCCCCGGAAAAAGAGAGTTCGGTGCAGGTCGACTGTTCGCGAAAGGGACTCACCATCGTTCCCGCAGGCAGCGTCTGGCCACGAAACATCTACAAGATGGACCTGAGCCACAACTTCATCGACCACATCACGCACCTGGAGCCGTCCAACGTTTCGGTGCTGGACCTGCACGACAACCGGATCGCGATCGTAGAGCCGCGAGTGTTCTCCGCCTTCCCGCGGCTTCAGTTCCTAGACTTGAGCAAGAACTCGCTCGAAGTTCTTCACGGGGACGTCTTCGTAAACATGACGAGCTTGCGAGCCTTGAATCTCAGCGGGAACAAACTAACGTACCCGCCTACAGAATTGTTCAGACCGCTGGTGTCCCTAGAACAGCTGAACCTGAACATGAACCCACTGCGGTATCTGCGGGATGGGCTGTTCAGGTTGCCCAACCTTGAGCGTCTGGAACTGTCGAGCATCAATGCTCACTCGCTGCCGGACGGCATATTCCACGAAACGCCGCGCCTCGTTCATTTGGACCTGTCCGGCAATCTGTTCGATAAGGTGCCCTCCAGCGCGTTGCGCAGCGCTGACGGTCTGAAAGTTCTAGTCATGTCGGACAATCCAGTGGGCACGCTTGGTTACAACTCCTTCTTCAAGCTGCACAACATCGAAGAACTGTACGTTGAGAAAATGAAAGATTTGGAGGCTGTCGAAGGCGACACCTTCGCATACCAAAAGAAAATGAGGTCTCTTTTCTTGGGCAATAATCCCAAGCTTAAAAGCATAGACCTCGACATTTTCGGCGTGTTCTGGCGCGTCGAACCGGCGGCCAATTGGACTTTGCGAGAATTTTATCTGCAGAACAACAACATCGAGTATCTGGACGAAGACGTCGCACCGTGGAGAGAGTTTGAAATCTTAGACCTCCAGGGAAATCCCTGGGTATGTGACTGCAACAATGCCTGGATTCGAAGGTTGCCACTGCAGAAAGAATTGACAGTCCAACTCGG GTGCGGAGGCCCACCTGCGTACGAGCACAAGCCTATGCTGGAGGTGCCCGACGAAGTTTTTGCTTGTCCGAGCTTACGAGTCGAGCGCGAACAGAGCAGCACGTTTCGCACGGGCGTGTTGGTTGTCGGGGCGCTCAGTATCAGCGCTATCTTGCTGTCGGCCATACTGCTGATCAAACGGAAAAACCTCTACCAGAGGTTCATGTCACGCAAGAACAGGAATGGCAGCGTGTACTACGTCAAGGCGCACACAAATCCGGTGGATGGATTCGACCCGAGTGCCTAA
- the LOC142795354 gene encoding uncharacterized protein LOC142795354 encodes MAFPLGWQLTTALIVSAVAALAHASWTRLLTDVIPGLRTIVATPETTINETVPVDLHQYDQEVQDLLDSILAAHNLPSDSGQRRGKRSTSLDVSIKDSLGVHRLQRLSPFSDLCERQLYVSFVPYAGELYAVCVSAGSKDIRPRLTVGTLSGSKWTPVAYSDCVDPRNVVGFTFNNKLYIVAADAGLPNGAELQFFDKDTRKVYIDHTINSASPTSVAFWQMKSNGEFNLALANSGSDMFTSIYNWRATYFDKYAQVESRVVCDLEPFSIHNLDFVAVVNKRFSRDTAKVSTVIYKYDLSRNAWKTLQQIPTYAATDAEFFTLGPDSSTKEFFLAIANQYEQHDDHRNYAVNSVVYKYVDGKFVPFQCLHTTGATKIAAYEGAGGEFLLAVGSLYEPVHLYQYNGWHFVLAEVQYTQSTMGPGVHDLTFHLLQPSRDLLLAVSNPSTEGPGAYKVDFYHDNQIQRWYDDSLRWCHESSRLATEESAQRLVSQLDQVYYVDKHETIRIPGEVVFQDLHVQEAIRAQQFEEFASGESYSLKDLEELEKLQTELNTMKDNLRGMLTELNDALKLTGDQVLSGDYHFHHIALDCPTQGCKLGQLEALYVNKEDVSNLSSRLFFTNAPQFPNAAMSFESLSVQNLQVDGLVNGLNVSTLVTVSGNHVLSGNIRFSRPIHALSDVVTNSLSGVFFSPHHLLLTEGDQVQSAELTMTDATANVLHVAASCNGISLDKFYRTALTLDGNHVITGRKIVRDLAVEGILQISDLGLFNNVNLPDLWRSVMWIYGHQAVAATHEYTNVQFSDISVRGAVNGLQIPGPDVVLVNQNVTITAEKVFLADCLARELHVNIALNGIRHIPDPSSDWKGQLDMLVKTPTQRVTGRKTFTTLHLDGHSTVGRFVDGVDLSQLAEFLRRRRTTVMNGTWTFKGKVVFEDKVTVTGLINDRKLDDLYRYALRLDTPVFPNFKKVLFTNNVQVRNLSSPDINGLHMPSSFILRRGPKVMHGEKVFAKLRLAGEVVVKGLLNGVNLGVWKDSLLTRGNQVVRAPKVFMRNLHVKNLVVEESINGAAISDLCHLDENCLITAPKDFETLTIDGGLTVNDFIVRNRINGVRAAELLQDSMLYTAHQVVSGRKIFTNNLTVPRHANVRTSNFSGVSLGELYLDAVTLKGNQVIAGEKVFTTTVTAPRFEFESLLDGVTQEDVNNWMLQGVDQVIGGDMVFENSLETFAPLTIRGAINEVNIQDLFSKIAFKNESTTFSGPVRFEFLGSMADVHVTGTVQGIDVSEEVVDASRNVTVSGRKFMKKGFNVDGNMWVSGLVDSVKVEEVCKKALTTFGNQFVAPTTVLGDVTFHRGVKVDGLIDGVDLRELHSSCAKTNVPSTLRGSKRFRNVVIEGPLTLRGTLNGFNFDYLKDHYMSVSRDQIVETKLKMPTAHIHGSLHCASVDASLVNGFNLPLFVSSALRTHGEQTITVPCKFHNATVNGDVHINGKVNGVQLPQEVFTKVRTNVVSGTLAVTGNATIAGALTMPESARLQGVDVSAWARIAVFNDGREYRISGVKALRNVHTGNANVQGTVDGINVSSSELLITSTEQVVTGRKTVLGNAAIHDLRVTGYLNGVNIHEFVHQAMLKSRNNTVTAPKRFVSGLSVATLHTTGHIGNVSLRDLKQSIRSVGEVEALARRLVLQKNQIDRLNVAFQEQAVLLAYYEQIFAFTVGPSYSALYAPLRDYSDIFLISSPAFRNRPCGILKTFKLQAPYTKAFPMQQDTPVAQGASLHFISTQAADYIVVVNENAAAACSKQVPIQGVQGAGYSSVEIFRWDPATKSLSLYQVIKMNALKSVSPFNYEALGCLAVSADGHLKIFCVHDASKGFLMHQNLPMHYSHEVSAHVCPKDGSVLIAISAKQSGHFDRVFAYRWSRHGLQKMASIAAVSVGSVAVLGNSDACLVVVGQRRVAGVDTPTSVYSYMPGHNQELLEVQRLFAGDVRSISWLPSPDGRTSLMFIRSSGAGKNLKVYAFKGASGFLEQHSLHVDESFREVRTFRRADSLHFITLSNSREEPSAVILASKVKGTPYSHP; translated from the exons GCGTACATCGTCTTCAACGTCTCTCTCCTTTCTCGGATCTCTGTGAGCGGCAGTTGTACGTCAGCTTCGTGCCTTACGCCGGTGAACTCTATGCGGTGTGTGTTTCTGCGGGATCAAAAGACATACGACCGAGGCTGACAGTGGGGACATTATCG GGAAGCAAGTGGACTCCTGTGGCTTATTCGGATTGCGTTGACCCGAGAAACGTTGTGGGATTCACCTTTAACAACAAGCTCTACATTGTAGCCGCTGATGCAGGACTTCCAAATGGAGCGGAGCTCCAGTTCTTTGACAAGGACACGAGAAAGGTTTACATTGACCACACTATCAACAGCGCTTCTCCGACTTCTGTGGCATTTTGGCAAAT GAAATCAAATGGAGAGTTCAACCTCGCACTCGCAAACTCCGGAAGCGACATGTTCACTTCCATCTACAACTGGAGAG CCACGTACTTCGACAAGTACGCCCAAGTGGAGAGCAGGGTGGTGTGTGACCTGGAGCCGTTCTCCATTCATAACCTGGACTTCGTGGCCGTGGTGAACAAGCGTTTCTCCAGAGACACCGCCAAAGTGAGCACGGTCATCTACAAGTACGACCTGTCCCGCAACGCGTGGAAGACGCTGCAGCAGATTCCCACGTACGCCGCTACGGACGCCGAGTTCTTCACGCTGGGACCAGACTCGTCGACGAAGGAATTCTTCTTGGCCATCGCTAATCAATACGAACAGC atgaCGACCACCGCAACTATGCAGTCAACTCGGTCGTATACAAGTACGTGGACGGGAAGTTCGTTCCGTTCCAGTGCCTGCACACCACGGGTGCTACCAAGATCGCGGCGTACGAAGGCGCCGGTGGCGAATTCCTCCTGGCCGTGGGCAGTCTGTACGAGCCGGTGCATCTCTATCAGTACAATGGCTGGCACTTCGTCCTCGCGGAGGTTCAGTACACCCAGTCCACGATGGGACCCGGCGTGCACGACTTGACCTTCCACCTCCTGCAGCCATCACGGGACCTGCTTCTGG CTGTATCTAACCCTTCGACCGAAGGTCCAGGCGCGTACAAGGTGGACTTCTATCACGACAACCAGATCCAACGTTGGTACGACGACAGCCTGCGCTGGTGCCACGAGTCCTCGCGGTTGGCCACCGAAGAGTCTGCTCAAAGGCTCGTTTCTCAATTGGACCAAGTGTACTACGTAGACAAGCACGAGACCATACGCATTCCGGGCGAAGTAGTATTTCAGGACCTCCACGTCCAGGAGGCCATTCGAGCTCAGCAG tttgaAGAGTTTGCGTCGGGAGAGAGTTACAGCTTGAAGGATCTGGAAGAGCTTGAAAAGCTTCAAACGGAACTGAACACAATGAAGGACAACCTACGAGGCATGCTGACTGAGCTCAATGACGCTTTGAAGCTCACGGGAGACCAAGTCCTTAGCG GCGACTACCACTTTCATCACATCGCACTGGACTGTCCGACGCAAGGCTGCAAACTTGGCCAACTCGAAGCCCTCTACGTGAACAAGGAGGACGTCTCCAACCTTTCCAGCCGCCTGTTCTTCACCAATGCGCCTCAATTCCCCAATGCTGCCATGTCGTTCGAGAGCCTTAGTGTTCAGAATTTGCAGGTGGACGGGTTGGTCAATGGACTCAATGTCTCCACTCTCGTCACCGTCTCTGGGAATCATGTTCTCAGTGGCAACATCCGCTTCTCAAGGCCCATCCATGCTCTCAGCGACGTCGTCACCAACAGCCTCAGTGGAGTCTTCTTCTCGCCTCACCATCTCCTGCTCACAGAAGGCGACCAAGTTCAGAGTGCGGAACTTACGATGACAGATGCCACGGCTAATGTCTTGCAC GTTGCCGCATCTTGCAATGGAATCAGCCTGGACAAATTCTATCGGACTGCATTGACTCTTGATGGTAATCACGTCATCACTGGTCGCAAGATTGTGCGGGACCTGGCTGTGGAGGGTATACTGCAGATAAGCGACTTGGGACTCTTCAACAACGTTAATTTACCTGATCTGTGGCGCTCGGTCATGTGGATTTACGGTCATCAAGCAGTCGCAG CTACCCACGAATACACAAACGTTCAGTTCAGCGACATCAGCGTTCGCGGTGCTGTCAATGGTCTCCAGATACCAGGACCTGACGTTGTGTTGGTCAACCAGAACGTTACAATTACGGCGGAAAAAGTGTTCCTTGCCGACTGCTTAGCACGGGAGCTCCACGTGAACATCGCACTCAACGGAATTCGCCACATTCCGGATCCGTCTTCTG ACTGGAAGGGTCAGCTTGACATGCTGGTGAAAACGCCAACACAGCGCGTTACAG GGCGAAAGACTTTCACCACATTGCACCTTGACGGACACAGCACTGTTGGACGATTTGTCGATGGTGTGGATTTGTCGCAGTTAGCGGAATTTTTGCGTAGGCGACGCACCACCGTTATGAATG GGACGTGGACGTTCAAGGGCAAAGTTGTCTTCGAAGATAAAGTAACTGTTACCGGATTGATCAACGATCGGAAGTTGGATGACTTGTATCGCTACGCCCTCCGCCTAGACACGCCGGTATTTCCGAActtcaagaaagtgctctttACAAACAACGTGCAG GTACGGAATCTCTCTAGCCCCGACATCAATGGACTCCACATGCCATCGTCGTTTATTCTGCGACGCGGACCAAAAGTAATGCACGGCGAAAAAGTGTTTGCAAAACTGAGGCTCGCCGGAGAAGTGGTGGTTAAAGGACTCCTCAACGGTGTCAACCTCGGTGTCTGGAAAGATTCGCTTCTGACCCGTGGCAACCAG GTTGTTCGTGCTCCTAAAGTCTTCATGAGAAACTTGCACGTGAAAAATCTTGTCGTCGAAGAATCCATAAATGGTGCAGCCATTTCGGACCTCTGCCACCTCGATGAAAACTGCTTAATCACTGCTCCAAAGGACTTCGAAACATTAACCATCGACGGTGGCTTGACAGTCAACGATTTCATCGTAAGAAACAGAATCAACGGGGTCCGTGCAGCGGAGCTTCTTCAGGACTCCATGCTCTACACTG CACACCAAGTTGTTTCCGGGCGCAAGATTTTCACAAACAACTTAACGGTTCCACGGCACGCCAACGTGCGAACGAGCAATTTCTCTGGAGTCTCTCTCGGTGAACTTTACCTGGACGCTGTTACGCTGAAGGGGAATCAAGTTATCGCAGGCGAAAAAGTGTTCACCACCACAGTAACTGCACCAAGGTTTGAATTCGAATCCCTCCTGGATGGTGTCACGCAAGAAGACGTCAATAACTGGATGCTTCAAGGGGTAGATCAAGTGATCGGTGGTGACATGGTGTTCGAAAACAGCCTGGAAACTTTTGCACCACTCACTATCCGCGGTGCCATAAACGAAGTTAACATACAAGATCTTTTTAGCAAAATCGCTTTCAAGAATGAATCTACGACGTTTTCTGGTCCTGTGAGGTTCGAGTTTCTCGGTTCTATGGCTGATGTACACGTGACTGGCACTGTCCAGGGCATCGATGTATCTGAAGAAGTTGTCGACGCCTCGAGGAACGTGACGGTATCTGGAAGGAAGTTCATGAAGAAGGGATTCAACGTCGATGGAAACATGTGGGTCAGTGGACTCGTGGACTCGGTGAAGGTCGAAGAGGTGTGCAAAAAAGCGCTAACTACATTCGGCAACCAATTTGTTGCTCCGACGACAGTGTTGGGCGACGTTACTTTCCACAGGGGAGTGAAGGTTGACGGGCTCATCGATGGAGTGGATCTGCGAGAGCTGCATTCATCTTGCGCCAAGACCAATGTACCCTCGACGCTGCGAGGAAGCAAAAGGTTCAGGAACGTCGTGATCGAAGGG CCTCTGACACTGAGGGGTACACTAAACGGCTTCAACTTCGATTATCTGAAAGACCATTACATGAGTGTTTCCAGAGACCAGATCGTCGAAACCAAGCTGAAAATGCCCACTGCTCATATCCACG GTTCTCTGCATTGCGCCAGCGTCGATGCCTCTCTGGTAAACGGCTTCAACTTGCCTTTGTTCGTGAGCTCCGCGTTGCGCACACATGGTGAACAGACCATTACAGTGCCTTGCAAGTTCCACAACGCCACTGTCAATG GGGACGTGCATATTAACGGCAAAGTCAATGGTGTCCAACTTCCGCAAGAAGTGTTCACTAAAGTCCGCACAAACGTGGTTTCTGGAACACTGGCTGTGACTGGAAACGCTACCATTGCTGGAGCCCTGACCATGCCGGAGTCCGCGCGCTTGCAAGGGGTGGACGTTTCTGCTTGGGCGAGGATCGCCGTTTTCAACGATGGCCGCGAATATAGAATTAGCGGAGTCAAGGCGCTGCGAAATGTCCACACCGGCAACGCTAA TGTCCAGGGCACCGTGGACGGAATTAACGTATCGTCCAGTGAACTGCTGATAACGTCAACGGAACAAGTTGTAACCGGAAGAAAGACTGTTCTGGGCAATGCAGCCATACATGACCTCCGTGTCACTGGGTACCTTAACGGTGTCAACATTCACGAATTTGTTCACCAGGCC ATGCTCAAGAGCAGGAACAACACCGTCACCGCCCCTAAACGCTTTGTGAGTGGATTAAGCGTCGCCACGCTCCACACGACAGGCCACATTGGAAACGTCAGCTTGCGGGATCTCAAGCAGAGCATCAGATCCGTCGGTGAAGTGGAGGCACTCGCCAGACGACTCGTACTGCAGAAGAACCAAATCGATAGACTAAATGTCGCTTTTCAAG AACAAGCCGTTCTTCTCGCCTACTACGAGCAGATATTCGCCTTCACCGTGGGTCCATCCTACTCTGCTCTTTATGCGCCGTTGCGAGACTATTCAGATATATTCCTCATCAGTTCACCAGCTTTCCGTAATCGACCCTGCGGCATTCTGAAAACATTCAAACTCCAGGCACCCTACACGAAGGCATTCCCAATGCAACAG GATACCCCAGTTGCCCAGGGCGCTTCACTTCACTTCATATCCACTCAAGCAGCAGATTACATCGTTGTCGTCAATGAAAACGCTGCCGCTGCGTGTTCAAAGCAAGTGCCTATTCAAGGTGTTCAAG GTGCCGGCTACAGCTCTGTAGAAATCTTCAGATGGGATCCAGCAACGAAATCACTCAGCCTGTACCAAGTCATCAAAATGAACGCCCTGAAGAGTGTGTCTCCTTTCAACTACGAAGCACTAGGGTGTCTAGCAGTATCCGCTGATGGTCACTTGAAGATATTCTGTGTGCATGACGCCTCGAAGGGATTCCTCATGCACCAGAACTTGCCGATGCACTATAGCCACGAG GTTTCAGCCCATGTTTGTCCTAAAGACGGATCTGTGCTGATTGCCATATCGGCCAAGCAATCTGGCCACTTCGACCGCGTCTTCGCGTACCGTTGGTCCCGCCACGGTCTCCAGAAAATGGCCAGCATCGCTGCTGTCTCCGTCGGCTCTGTCGCTGTGCTTGGAAACTCGGACGCGTGCCTCGTGGTGGTCGGCCAGCGAAGAGTGGCAGGAGTGGACACGCCCACGTCCGTATACAG TTACATGCCCGGCCACAACCAGGAGCTGCTGGAAGTGCAGAGGTTATTCGCGGGTGACGTGCGATCCATCAGCTGGTTGCCGTCGCCAGATGGCCGCACGAGCCTAATGTTCATCCGCTCCAGTGGAGCGGGAAAAAATCTCAAGGTCTACGCTTTCAAAGGAGCCTCCGGTTTTCTTGAGCAGCATTCTCTTCACGTTGATG AATCCTTCCGGGAGGTACGGACTTTCCGAAGGGCCGATAGCCTGCACTTCATCACGCTGTCGAACAGCCGCGAAGAACCTTCTGCAGTTATCTTGGCCTCCAAGGTCAAGGGAACGCCTTACAGCCATCCTTAA